One segment of Mycobacterium spongiae DNA contains the following:
- a CDS encoding 3-hydroxyacyl-CoA dehydrogenase NAD-binding domain-containing protein: MADNTIQWDKDADGIVTLTMDDPSGSANVMNEAYIESMGKAVDRLVAEKDSITGVVITSAKKTFFAGGDLTKMIEAGPENAGESFDTVETVKKQLRTLETLGKPAVAAINGAALGGGLEIALACHHRIAADVKGSQLGLPEVTLGLLPGGGGVTRTVRMLGIQNAFVSVLAQGTRFKPAKAKGIGLVDEVLPTVEELVPAAKAWIKANPDAHEQPWDKKGYKMPGGSPSSPSLAAILPSFPSNLRKQLKGAPMPAPRAILAAAVEGAQVDFDTASRIESRYFASLVTGQVAKNMIQAFFFDLQHINSGGSRPDGIEKTPIKKIGVLGAGMMGAGIAYVSAKAGFDVVLKDVTAEAAAKGKGYSEKLEAKALERGRTTEEKSKALLARITTTADAADFKGVDFVIEAVFENQELKHKVFQEIEDVVEPDAVLGSNTSTLPITGLATGVKRQEDFIGIHFFSPVDKMPLVEIIKGEKTSDEALARVFDYTLAIGKTPIVVNDSRGFFTSRVIGTFVNEALAMLGEGVEPASIEQAGSQAGYPAPPLQLSDELNLELMHKIAVATRKGVEDAGGTYEPHPAEAVVEKMIEVGRSGRLKGAGFYEYPDGKRSGLWSGLRDTFKSGSSQPPLQDMIERMLFAEALETQKCLDENVLTSTADANIGSIMGIGFPPWTGGSAQYIVGYQGPGGTGKEAFVARARELAAKYGDRFLPPDSLL, from the coding sequence ATGGCGGACAACACAATCCAGTGGGACAAGGATGCCGACGGCATTGTCACACTGACCATGGATGACCCCTCCGGGTCGGCCAACGTCATGAATGAGGCCTACATCGAGTCGATGGGCAAGGCGGTTGATCGCCTTGTCGCCGAAAAAGATTCGATCACCGGTGTGGTGATTACCAGTGCGAAGAAGACCTTCTTCGCGGGTGGCGACCTCACCAAAATGATCGAGGCGGGCCCGGAGAACGCCGGGGAGTCCTTCGACACCGTCGAGACGGTCAAGAAGCAGCTCCGCACGCTGGAGACGCTCGGCAAGCCGGCTGTCGCAGCGATCAACGGCGCCGCGCTCGGCGGCGGCCTGGAGATTGCGCTGGCCTGTCACCACCGCATCGCCGCCGACGTCAAGGGCAGTCAGCTCGGTCTGCCGGAGGTGACGCTGGGACTGTTGCCCGGCGGCGGTGGGGTGACTCGCACCGTGCGGATGCTGGGTATTCAGAACGCCTTCGTGTCCGTGCTGGCGCAAGGCACTCGCTTCAAGCCGGCCAAGGCCAAGGGCATCGGGCTCGTCGACGAGGTATTGCCCACCGTCGAGGAGTTGGTGCCCGCCGCCAAGGCTTGGATCAAGGCGAATCCGGATGCACACGAGCAGCCGTGGGACAAGAAGGGCTACAAGATGCCCGGCGGTTCTCCGTCGTCGCCGAGCTTGGCGGCCATCCTGCCGTCCTTCCCGTCGAATCTGCGCAAGCAGCTCAAGGGTGCGCCCATGCCGGCGCCGCGTGCCATCTTGGCCGCCGCGGTCGAGGGTGCGCAGGTGGACTTCGACACCGCCTCCCGTATCGAGAGCCGCTATTTCGCCTCGCTGGTTACCGGCCAGGTCGCCAAGAACATGATTCAGGCGTTCTTCTTCGACCTGCAGCACATCAACTCCGGGGGCTCGCGCCCGGACGGCATTGAGAAAACCCCGATCAAGAAGATCGGCGTACTCGGGGCCGGCATGATGGGCGCCGGCATCGCCTACGTCTCGGCCAAGGCCGGCTTTGATGTGGTGCTCAAGGATGTGACCGCCGAAGCCGCCGCCAAAGGCAAGGGCTACTCCGAGAAGCTGGAGGCCAAGGCGCTAGAGCGGGGTCGGACAACCGAAGAGAAGTCAAAGGCACTGCTCGCCCGGATCACCACGACCGCCGACGCTGCCGACTTCAAGGGCGTGGACTTCGTCATCGAAGCGGTCTTCGAGAACCAGGAACTCAAGCACAAGGTTTTCCAGGAGATCGAAGACGTGGTTGAGCCTGACGCGGTCCTCGGGTCCAACACCTCGACGCTGCCGATCACCGGTTTGGCGACCGGCGTCAAGCGGCAGGAGGACTTCATCGGGATCCACTTCTTCTCGCCTGTCGACAAGATGCCGTTGGTCGAGATCATCAAGGGCGAGAAGACTTCTGACGAGGCCCTGGCCCGGGTGTTCGACTACACCCTGGCGATCGGCAAGACCCCGATTGTGGTCAACGACAGCCGCGGTTTCTTCACCTCTCGGGTCATCGGCACCTTCGTCAATGAGGCGCTGGCGATGCTCGGCGAGGGCGTTGAACCGGCCAGCATCGAGCAAGCCGGCTCGCAGGCCGGCTACCCGGCACCGCCGCTGCAGTTGTCTGATGAGCTCAACCTCGAGCTGATGCACAAGATCGCGGTCGCGACTCGCAAGGGCGTCGAGGATGCCGGCGGCACCTATGAGCCGCATCCGGCGGAAGCCGTCGTCGAGAAGATGATCGAGGTCGGTCGGTCCGGGCGACTGAAGGGCGCCGGCTTCTACGAATACCCGGACGGCAAGCGCAGCGGTTTGTGGTCCGGCTTGCGGGACACGTTCAAGTCCGGCAGTTCGCAGCCCCCGTTGCAGGACATGATTGAGCGGATGCTGTTCGCCGAGGCGCTGGAAACGCAGAAGTGCCTCGACGAGAACGTGCTGACGTCGACCGCCGACGCCAATATCGGATCGATCATGGGTATTGGGTTCCCGCCGTGGACCGGTGGCAGTGCGCAGTACATCGTGGGCTATCAGGGTCCGGGTGGTACCGGTAAGGAAGCCTTCGTAGCCCGCGCGCGTGAGCTGGCGGCGAAGTACGGCGACCGCTTCCTGCCGCCGGACTCGCTGCTCTAG
- a CDS encoding acetyl-CoA C-acetyltransferase: MSEEAFIYEAVRTPRGKQKNGSLHEVKPLSLVVGLIDELRKRNPDLDEDLISDVILGCVSPVGDQGGDIARAAVLAAGMPNTAGGVQLNRFCASGLEAVNTAAQKVRSGWDDLVLAGGVESMSRVPMGADGGAMGMDPATNYDVMFVPQGIGADLIATIEGFSRDDVDAYALRSQEKAAEAWSGGYFAKSVVPVRDLNGLLILDHDEHMRPDTTKDGLAKLKAAFEGLAALGGFDDVALQKYHWVEKINHVHTGGNSSGIVDGAALVMIGSESAGKSQGLTPRARIVATATSGADPVIMLTGPTPATRKVLDRAGLTVDDIDLFELNEAFASVVLKFQKDLNIPDEKLNVNGGAIAMGHPLGATGAMILGTMVDELERRNARRALVTLCIGGGMGVATIIERV, from the coding sequence ATGTCCGAAGAAGCTTTCATCTATGAGGCCGTCCGCACGCCGCGTGGCAAGCAAAAGAACGGATCGCTACACGAGGTCAAGCCGCTGAGCCTGGTCGTCGGCCTGATCGACGAGCTGCGCAAGCGAAACCCCGACCTCGATGAGGACCTGATCAGCGATGTCATCTTGGGCTGCGTCTCGCCCGTTGGCGACCAGGGCGGCGACATCGCCCGCGCGGCGGTGCTGGCCGCCGGCATGCCCAACACCGCCGGTGGCGTGCAGCTCAACCGGTTCTGCGCCTCCGGGCTGGAGGCCGTGAACACCGCCGCGCAGAAGGTGCGTTCCGGCTGGGATGACCTGGTGCTGGCCGGTGGTGTCGAGTCGATGAGCCGGGTCCCCATGGGAGCCGACGGCGGCGCCATGGGCATGGACCCCGCGACGAACTACGACGTGATGTTCGTACCGCAGGGCATCGGCGCCGACCTGATTGCCACCATCGAGGGCTTCTCCCGGGATGATGTCGACGCATACGCATTGCGTAGCCAGGAGAAGGCCGCCGAAGCATGGTCGGGCGGCTACTTCGCCAAGTCCGTGGTGCCGGTCCGCGACCTCAACGGTTTGCTGATTCTCGACCACGACGAGCACATGCGCCCGGATACCACCAAGGACGGGCTGGCCAAGTTGAAGGCGGCTTTCGAGGGCCTTGCCGCGTTGGGTGGCTTCGACGACGTCGCGCTGCAGAAATACCACTGGGTCGAGAAGATCAACCACGTGCACACCGGCGGCAACAGCTCCGGGATTGTGGACGGCGCTGCGCTGGTCATGATCGGCTCGGAGAGCGCGGGTAAGTCACAGGGCCTGACCCCGCGGGCGCGCATTGTCGCCACCGCGACCAGTGGGGCCGACCCGGTGATCATGTTGACCGGCCCGACCCCTGCCACTCGCAAGGTGCTCGACCGTGCCGGGCTGACCGTTGACGACATCGACCTGTTCGAGCTCAACGAGGCGTTCGCGTCGGTGGTGCTGAAGTTCCAGAAGGACCTGAACATCCCCGATGAAAAGCTGAACGTGAACGGTGGTGCCATCGCGATGGGCCACCCGCTCGGTGCCACCGGGGCGATGATCCTGGGAACGATGGTCGACGAACTCGAGCGCCGCAACGCCCGGCGTGCGCTGGTCACGCTATGCATCGGCGGCGGAATGGGCGTGGCCACCATCATCGAGCGCGTCTGA
- a CDS encoding pyridoxal phosphate-dependent aminotransferase, with protein MTVSRLQPYATTVFAEMSALAARIGAVNLGQGFPDEDGPPAMLTAAQDAIANGVNQYPPGLGMAPLRQAIAAQRERHFGIRYDPDAEVLVTVGATEAIAAAVLGLVEPGSEVLLIEPFYDSYSPVVAMAGAHRVAVPLVADGRGFILDTDALRRAVTPRTRALIVNSPHNPTGAVLSETELSAIAEVAAAANLLVITDEVYEHLVFDSARHVPLASFDGMAERTITISSAAKMFNCTGWKIGWACGPARLIAGMRAAKQYLSYVGGAPFQPAVALALNTQDAWVATLRTSLQSRRDRLATGLSDIGFGVHDSYGTYFLCADPRPLGYHDSTTFCAALPEKVGVAAIPMSAFCDPAHGRARQRDPTPALAWNHLVRFTFCKRDDTLDEAIRRLAALSDGPAT; from the coding sequence ATGACCGTGTCGCGACTACAGCCGTACGCGACCACGGTGTTTGCCGAGATGTCGGCGTTGGCCGCGCGCATCGGCGCGGTCAACCTCGGCCAGGGCTTTCCCGACGAAGACGGACCACCAGCGATGCTGACTGCAGCGCAGGACGCCATCGCCAACGGCGTCAACCAGTATCCGCCGGGGTTGGGCATGGCACCGCTGCGGCAGGCCATCGCCGCCCAGCGGGAGCGGCATTTTGGGATCAGATACGACCCGGACGCGGAGGTGCTCGTCACGGTCGGGGCCACCGAGGCCATTGCGGCAGCGGTGCTCGGCCTCGTCGAACCCGGCTCGGAGGTATTGCTGATCGAGCCCTTCTACGACTCCTACTCGCCCGTGGTCGCGATGGCCGGCGCACACCGCGTCGCGGTACCCCTGGTCGCCGATGGCCGTGGGTTCATCCTGGACACCGACGCCTTGCGACGAGCCGTCACGCCGCGAACTCGCGCATTGATCGTCAACTCCCCCCACAACCCGACCGGCGCGGTACTCAGTGAAACCGAGCTGTCGGCCATTGCCGAGGTAGCAGCGGCAGCAAACCTCTTGGTGATCACCGACGAGGTCTATGAGCACCTGGTGTTTGACAGCGCACGACACGTGCCACTGGCTAGTTTCGATGGGATGGCAGAGCGCACCATCACCATCTCCAGCGCCGCCAAGATGTTCAACTGCACCGGCTGGAAGATCGGATGGGCTTGCGGCCCGGCAAGACTCATCGCCGGCATGCGGGCAGCCAAACAGTATTTGAGCTACGTGGGCGGTGCACCGTTCCAGCCGGCGGTGGCGTTGGCGCTCAACACGCAGGATGCGTGGGTGGCGACGCTGCGGACCTCGTTGCAATCCAGACGCGACCGGCTGGCGACGGGACTATCCGACATCGGATTCGGGGTGCACGACAGCTACGGCACCTATTTCCTGTGCGCTGATCCCCGGCCGCTGGGGTACCACGACAGCACGACGTTCTGTGCCGCGCTCCCAGAAAAGGTCGGCGTGGCCGCCATCCCGATGTCGGCGTTCTGCGATCCGGCGCATGGCCGCGCGCGGCAGCGGGACCCTACCCCAGCCCTGGCATGGAATCACTTGGTGCGCTTCACATTCTGCAAACGAGACGACACACTGGACGAGGCGATTAGACGCCTAGCCGCGCTCAGCGACGGGCCCGCTACGTAG
- a CDS encoding SRPBCC family protein has protein sequence MAVQASGEIVIDAPPEVIMEALADMEQVPTWSSVHKKIEVVDTHPDGRPHHVRVTVKVTGIVDTEMREYNWGPDWMVWDADRTSQQRGQHGEYNLRREAEDKTLVRFSITVEPSAPLPEFWVNRARKKIMHSALEGLRDRVMRDSGPQGPAGKPT, from the coding sequence ATGGCCGTACAAGCGTCGGGTGAAATCGTTATTGACGCGCCCCCTGAGGTGATCATGGAGGCGCTCGCCGACATGGAACAGGTGCCAACATGGTCGTCTGTTCACAAGAAGATCGAAGTCGTTGATACCCATCCCGACGGTCGACCGCACCACGTACGAGTCACGGTCAAAGTAACGGGAATCGTCGACACCGAAATGCGCGAGTATAACTGGGGTCCCGACTGGATGGTCTGGGATGCCGACAGGACCTCCCAGCAACGTGGCCAGCACGGCGAGTACAACCTGCGTCGCGAGGCTGAAGACAAGACCCTGGTGCGATTCAGCATCACGGTCGAACCATCCGCGCCGCTGCCGGAATTTTGGGTCAATCGGGCGCGCAAGAAGATCATGCATTCCGCGCTGGAGGGGCTACGCGATCGGGTCATGAGGGACTCAGGTCCGCAGGGCCCTGCCGGCAAGCCTACGTAG
- a CDS encoding SRPBCC family protein produces MAVKASREFVVDAPPDVVMEALADVDALTSWSPLHKSMEVIDYYPDGRPHHVQATVKILGLVDKEILEYHWGPDWVCWDADQTFQQHGQHIEYTVKPEGVDQSRVRFDITVDAGVLPGFIVKKASEHVLDAAAKGLRDLVVGRNNPGEAE; encoded by the coding sequence GTGGCAGTAAAGGCATCGCGAGAGTTCGTCGTTGACGCGCCTCCGGATGTGGTGATGGAGGCGCTGGCAGATGTCGACGCCCTCACGTCCTGGTCACCGCTGCACAAAAGCATGGAAGTGATCGACTACTACCCGGACGGTCGGCCCCATCATGTGCAGGCCACCGTCAAGATTTTGGGGCTCGTCGATAAAGAGATTCTCGAATATCACTGGGGCCCCGACTGGGTGTGCTGGGATGCGGACCAGACTTTTCAACAGCATGGACAGCATATCGAGTACACGGTCAAACCCGAGGGTGTCGATCAATCGCGAGTGCGCTTCGACATCACCGTGGACGCGGGCGTTCTACCTGGCTTCATCGTCAAGAAGGCAAGCGAGCATGTCTTGGATGCCGCGGCGAAGGGGCTGCGCGACCTGGTGGTCGGTCGTAACAATCCAGGCGAGGCGGAATAG
- a CDS encoding CaiB/BaiF CoA transferase family protein: MTNGGPLAGVKVIELGGIGPGPHAGMVLSDLGADVVRVRRPGGLTMPSEDRDLLHRGKRIVDLDVKTQPQALLELVAKADVLLDCFRPGTCERLGIGPEHCAAVNPRLIFARITGWGQEGPLAATAGHDINYLSQTGALSALGYRDRPPMPPLNLVADFGGGSMLVLLGIVAALYEREQSGKGQVVDAAMVDGVSVLAQMMWTMKATGALRDERESFLLDGGSPFYGCYETADGKYMAVGAIEPQFFAALLAGLGLDATELPGQLDIAEYPRMRAVFAERFASRTRDEWTEVFAGTDACVTPVLTWNEAASNDQLRARSTLITAYGLQQAAPAPRFSRTGAGSVGRPPAATTPIDDINW, encoded by the coding sequence GTGACCAATGGGGGGCCCCTGGCCGGGGTAAAGGTCATTGAACTTGGTGGCATCGGACCGGGGCCGCACGCGGGCATGGTGCTGTCCGACTTGGGCGCTGACGTGGTGCGGGTGCGCCGCCCCGGCGGGCTGACGATGCCGTCCGAGGACCGCGATCTGCTGCACCGCGGAAAGCGAATTGTCGACCTCGACGTCAAGACGCAGCCGCAAGCATTGTTGGAGCTGGTGGCCAAGGCCGACGTGCTGTTGGACTGCTTCCGGCCCGGCACCTGCGAGCGACTCGGCATCGGACCCGAGCACTGCGCCGCGGTCAACCCGCGACTGATCTTTGCGCGGATCACCGGGTGGGGCCAGGAAGGCCCGCTCGCCGCGACGGCCGGGCACGACATCAACTACTTGTCGCAGACGGGTGCGTTGTCGGCGCTGGGCTACCGAGACCGGCCTCCTATGCCGCCGTTGAATCTGGTTGCCGACTTCGGTGGCGGTTCGATGCTGGTGCTGTTGGGCATCGTGGCTGCCTTGTATGAACGGGAACAATCGGGCAAGGGCCAGGTCGTCGATGCCGCGATGGTCGACGGGGTAAGCGTGTTGGCCCAGATGATGTGGACCATGAAGGCAACGGGCGCTCTCCGTGATGAGCGCGAATCCTTTCTTCTCGACGGTGGTTCTCCGTTCTATGGCTGCTATGAGACTGCCGATGGCAAGTACATGGCGGTCGGGGCCATCGAGCCACAGTTCTTCGCCGCGTTGCTGGCCGGGCTCGGCCTCGATGCCACCGAGCTGCCAGGTCAGCTCGACATTGCCGAGTACCCGCGGATGCGTGCGGTCTTCGCTGAGCGATTTGCCAGCCGGACCCGTGACGAATGGACGGAGGTTTTCGCCGGCACCGATGCGTGTGTGACGCCGGTGCTCACATGGAATGAGGCCGCCTCCAATGATCAGTTGAGAGCACGATCGACGCTGATCACCGCCTACGGCCTGCAGCAGGCCGCACCCGCACCCCGCTTCTCCCGAACAGGGGCCGGATCGGTCGGGCGGCCACCGGCCGCCACGACACCGATTGACGACATCAACTGGTAG
- a CDS encoding SRPBCC family protein: MAIKESRDIVIEASPDEILDVIADFEAMPGWSSPHQSAEVLETGDDGRPSQVKMKVKTAGITDEQVVGYTWSGNAVRWTLVSSTQQRSQEGSYELAPEGEKTKVKLEIAVDPLVPLPGFVLKRAVKGTVETGLDELRKRVLKVKKG; this comes from the coding sequence ATGGCAATCAAAGAATCCCGCGACATAGTCATTGAAGCCAGCCCTGACGAGATTCTGGACGTCATCGCGGACTTCGAAGCAATGCCTGGGTGGTCGTCGCCCCATCAGAGCGCCGAGGTGCTCGAGACCGGAGACGACGGTCGGCCCAGCCAAGTGAAGATGAAAGTCAAAACCGCCGGTATCACCGACGAGCAGGTGGTCGGCTACACGTGGAGCGGCAATGCCGTGCGCTGGACGCTCGTCAGCTCCACCCAGCAGCGCTCCCAAGAGGGAAGCTACGAGTTGGCGCCCGAGGGTGAGAAAACCAAGGTCAAGCTCGAGATCGCCGTTGACCCGCTGGTCCCGTTGCCTGGATTCGTCCTGAAGCGCGCCGTTAAGGGCACAGTCGAGACGGGTCTCGATGAGTTGCGCAAGCGCGTGCTGAAGGTGAAGAAGGGCTAG
- a CDS encoding alpha-keto acid decarboxylase family protein, translated as MTADKGNATTDATARPADPAYTVGDYLLDRLAELGVTEIFGVPGDYNLKFLDHIVAHPDIRWVGSANELNAGYAADGYGRLRGMSAVVTTFGVGELSAANAIAGSYAEHVPVVHIVGGPSKDAQGTRRALHHSLGDGDFEHFFRISREITCAQANLMPATAPREIDRVLSEVREQKRPGYLLMSTDVARFPTEPPSAPLPRYTGGTSPRALSLFAQDAANLIADHQLTVLADVLVHRLQAVKELEALLAADVVPHATLMWGKSLLDESSPNFLGIYAGAASAERVRTAIEQAPVLVTAGVVFTDMVSGFFSQRVDPARTIDIGQHQSSVAGQVFAPLEMSAALEALATILARRGIDSPPVASPPALPPPPTPLRNQPVTQEMLWDRLCSALTPGNVVLADQGTSFYGMADHRLPQGVTFIGQPLWGSIGYTLPAAVGAGVAHPDRRTVLLIGDGAAQLTIQELGTFFREGLSPVIVVVNNDGYTVERAIHGKTAPYNDIVSWSWTDIPNALGVANHLAFRAHTYGELDDALTAAAQHRHRMVLVEVVLPRLEVPALLDQLVGPMSPRGDAPR; from the coding sequence GTGACAGCTGATAAAGGCAACGCCACGACCGATGCCACAGCGCGCCCCGCAGATCCTGCCTACACCGTCGGCGACTATCTGCTCGACCGCCTCGCGGAACTCGGGGTCACCGAGATCTTCGGTGTTCCCGGCGACTACAACCTGAAGTTCCTCGACCACATCGTGGCCCACCCCGACATTCGGTGGGTGGGCAGCGCCAACGAACTCAACGCTGGCTACGCTGCCGACGGGTACGGGCGATTGCGCGGAATGTCCGCTGTGGTAACGACGTTCGGCGTGGGAGAACTGTCGGCGGCTAACGCGATTGCCGGCAGCTATGCCGAGCACGTGCCCGTGGTGCACATCGTCGGCGGGCCTTCCAAAGACGCTCAGGGAACACGGCGTGCGCTGCACCATTCGCTGGGCGACGGCGACTTCGAGCATTTCTTCCGGATCAGCCGCGAAATTACCTGTGCCCAAGCCAATCTCATGCCCGCAACGGCGCCTCGGGAGATCGACCGGGTGCTCAGCGAGGTGCGGGAGCAGAAACGACCGGGATACCTATTGATGTCGACGGACGTGGCGCGTTTTCCCACCGAACCGCCCAGCGCACCGCTACCCCGCTACACCGGCGGCACCAGCCCGCGGGCGCTGTCGCTCTTCGCCCAGGATGCGGCCAACCTCATCGCTGACCATCAACTGACGGTGCTCGCTGACGTGCTGGTCCACCGCCTACAAGCCGTCAAGGAACTCGAGGCGTTGCTAGCGGCCGACGTAGTGCCGCACGCGACGCTGATGTGGGGTAAGAGTCTGCTCGACGAGAGCTCACCGAATTTCCTCGGAATCTACGCCGGGGCAGCTAGCGCGGAACGGGTGCGCACGGCCATCGAGCAGGCACCCGTGCTGGTCACCGCCGGGGTGGTGTTCACCGACATGGTCAGTGGCTTCTTCAGCCAGCGCGTCGACCCCGCCCGAACCATCGATATCGGGCAGCATCAGAGCAGCGTCGCCGGCCAGGTGTTCGCCCCATTGGAAATGAGCGCCGCACTCGAGGCGCTGGCCACGATCCTGGCGCGCCGCGGGATAGATTCGCCGCCCGTAGCATCGCCTCCGGCCCTCCCGCCGCCACCCACACCTCTGCGCAATCAGCCGGTAACCCAGGAAATGCTCTGGGACCGGCTGTGCTCGGCGCTGACACCCGGTAACGTAGTGTTGGCCGACCAGGGGACCTCCTTCTACGGCATGGCGGATCACCGATTGCCGCAGGGAGTCACGTTTATCGGTCAACCTTTGTGGGGATCAATCGGCTACACCTTGCCCGCGGCGGTGGGAGCCGGCGTAGCACACCCGGACCGCAGGACGGTCTTGCTGATCGGCGATGGCGCCGCGCAACTGACCATCCAGGAACTGGGTACGTTCTTCCGCGAGGGGCTATCTCCGGTCATCGTCGTGGTCAACAACGACGGCTACACCGTCGAGCGCGCGATTCACGGAAAGACGGCTCCCTACAACGACATTGTCAGCTGGAGTTGGACCGACATCCCCAACGCGCTGGGGGTAGCCAATCACCTGGCTTTCCGAGCACACACCTACGGCGAACTCGACGACGCACTCACGGCGGCCGCGCAGCATCGGCACCGGATGGTGCTCGTCGAGGTTGTCTTGCCGCGGCTCGAGGTCCCTGCGCTGCTTGACCAGCTCGTCGGACCAATGTCGCCCCGAGGCGATGCCCCGCGCTGA
- a CDS encoding fatty-acid--CoA ligase, which produces MTGSDIHSMVIASDYRVPDPNRVWPLLERRKSALASIGAHHVLVYTSTRDYGRVFVMIGVRSREPIVELLRSRVFFDWFDAVGVDDIPAVFAGEIIDRFVPAPQATGTAAPGVVVAAIASVDDVATLTAEVRLAMDRFTSAGIRKTWVFQAFDDSHEVLILQEFPDEERAQQWIDHPDAAAEWLSAAGVGAYPPLFVGRFFDVMRIEAT; this is translated from the coding sequence ATGACGGGTAGCGACATTCACTCTATGGTGATTGCTTCTGACTACCGAGTCCCGGATCCGAATCGGGTGTGGCCTCTGCTTGAGCGCCGTAAGTCGGCTCTCGCTAGCATTGGCGCCCACCACGTTCTGGTCTACACGTCGACGCGCGACTACGGTCGCGTTTTCGTGATGATCGGGGTACGTAGCCGCGAACCGATCGTGGAGTTGCTGCGTTCGCGGGTCTTCTTCGACTGGTTCGACGCGGTCGGCGTCGACGACATTCCGGCGGTGTTCGCCGGCGAGATCATCGACCGATTCGTGCCGGCGCCTCAGGCGACTGGCACGGCGGCCCCGGGAGTCGTCGTGGCGGCGATCGCGTCGGTCGACGACGTCGCAACGCTGACTGCGGAAGTCCGGTTGGCGATGGATCGCTTCACCAGTGCCGGCATCCGAAAAACATGGGTATTTCAGGCTTTCGACGATAGTCACGAAGTGCTGATCCTGCAGGAGTTTCCCGACGAGGAGCGCGCACAGCAGTGGATTGACCACCCGGATGCCGCCGCCGAATGGCTGAGCGCGGCGGGCGTTGGCGCCTACCCGCCGCTGTTCGTGGGTCGGTTCTTTGACGTGATGCGGATCGAGGCGACGTAG
- a CDS encoding enoyl-CoA hydratase/isomerase family protein produces the protein MVDLEFDQGLAVLTIDRPHARNAISLDTMAQLEEALDAADRAQALALTGAGDRAFISGGDLKELSAIRTEDEAAAMAWRMRAICDRLSGFPGPVIAALNGHALGGGAEVAVAADIRLAAADIRIGFNQVSLAIMPAWGGAERLATLVGQSRALLLAGTGTVLDAAEAERIGLVDRVLPRASFEQDWRKIAHALATRAAGDIKHVIRGASTDEAVARFARLWVDDAHWQAADRVMNRNKASLEVSLKES, from the coding sequence ATGGTGGACTTGGAGTTCGACCAGGGACTGGCGGTCCTCACGATCGACCGTCCACATGCCCGCAATGCTATTTCGTTGGACACCATGGCGCAGCTGGAAGAGGCGCTCGACGCCGCTGACCGCGCACAAGCCTTGGCCCTTACCGGCGCCGGCGATCGCGCATTCATCTCCGGTGGCGACCTCAAGGAACTCAGCGCCATCCGAACCGAGGACGAGGCCGCCGCGATGGCGTGGCGGATGCGGGCGATCTGCGATCGACTGTCCGGGTTTCCCGGCCCGGTCATCGCAGCACTCAACGGGCATGCCCTCGGCGGCGGCGCGGAGGTCGCAGTAGCTGCCGACATCCGGTTGGCCGCCGCCGACATCAGGATCGGCTTCAACCAGGTGAGCCTTGCGATCATGCCGGCCTGGGGTGGCGCCGAACGTCTGGCCACCTTGGTGGGCCAGAGCAGGGCGCTGCTACTGGCGGGCACGGGCACGGTACTCGATGCGGCCGAGGCGGAACGCATCGGGCTGGTCGACCGGGTGTTGCCACGGGCGTCCTTCGAGCAAGACTGGCGAAAGATCGCCCACGCGTTGGCTACTCGCGCAGCCGGCGACATCAAACATGTCATTCGGGGAGCCTCCACGGACGAGGCGGTCGCTCGGTTTGCCCGGTTGTGGGTTGACGATGCGCACTGGCAGGCGGCTGACCGGGTGATGAACCGGAACAAGGCCAGCCTCGAGGTCAGCCTCAAGGAATCTTGA